The DNA segment CGGTATGACGCCCGCCTTGAGAAGCCTTCTGCCGGTAGAGTAGACGTTGAGGTTCACCCTGCCGTAGAGGCACTGGCTGGTCATGCAGACGCTGAGGCCTTCCTCAGTGGCGCGTTTTATGGAGTCTATGAGGTAAGTCGGGACGTGGCCCAGTCCGGTGCCCTCGATGACGATTCCCTTGTATCCCTTATCAACAAAGAAGTCTATGACCTCAGGCTGGATTCCCGGGAACGCTTTGACGAGGGCTACGCGCTCCTCCATTTCGTCGTCCACCCATACCTCGCTCTCGGTTCTCCTTCTGTAGTCGCTCCTGAGGAACTCGATTTTACCTTCAGGCCATATCCTCGCGAGAGGGATATCGTTTATACTCCTGAAGGCATCGCGCCTGCTGGTGTGCATCTTCCTTGCCTTGGTTCCGCGGTGGGCCAGGCAGTAGGTATCGCCGGTCTCGCCGTGCATGACGATGGCAACCTCTCCGAGGTCTGCAGTCGCCATCCTCACTGAGCATATAAGGTTCATTGCCGCATCGCTGCTCGGCCTGTCGGAGCTCCTCTGGGAACCGACTAGAATAACCGGCTTGCCCAGGTCGCGGAGCATGAAGCTGAGCGCCGAGGCGGTGTAGGCCATCGTGTCCGTTCCGTGGGCGATGACCACACCGTCTTCACCGTTGTTCAGCATTTCGGCTACTTCGTGGGCTATTTTAATCCAGTACTCCGGGCGCATGTCCTCGCTCATTATGTTGAAGAGGAGCTTCGGCGTTATATTCGCTATCTCGAATATCTCGGGAACGGCCTTGGCGAGTTCTTCCGCGGTGAAGGCCGCATGAACGGCGCCCGTTTTGTAGTCAATCCTGCTCGCTATGGTTCCGCCGGTTCCTATTATCGCAACGCTTGGAAGTCCCGGTTTCTTGGGGAAGACCTCCTCGAACTTCAGCTCTTCCCGGGGGGCGGCCTTCTCTATGATTTCAACTGAAACTATCTGGTCAACCAGTATTCCGATGTTGTATCCGTTGTCGAGCTTCAGCGTGAGGGTCTCGCCGCTGGAGAGCTCGTAGGGGTTCATGACGATGCCCTCATAGACGCTCGTGTTTCCGTTCTCCTTTTCGATTATCCGGACGTAATCTCCGACCTCTAGATTCTTATCCTTCATAAACCTCTCAACTTTGCGCATAGCTCTCCCTCCGGGGGATAGTGCGTTCAATCCAATATAAACCTTCGGGCTGGACAGGTGACAAAAATCGGCCGAATTTCCCAGTGAATCTTGCCGGAATGACAACTATCTGGCCTCGATCTTAAACCTCGGCTCCTCTATCCACTCCGACTTGCACCTCGGACAGCGGGAGGGAACGTGGATTTCGGGTCTGAAAACGAAGCCGCACTTCCTGCACTCGGCGGGCTTTATGAGGAGCACTTTCCCCTCACGCTTTAGAGTTCTCTGAATTGCCTTCAGATCCTCGATGATGACCTTCTTCGCTCCCCTTCCCCTCAGTTCGAGGGCCAATGCAAGCTCCCCTGGCGAGTAGTCCCTCCCCTCCAAAAGATTTATTATGCGCTGTCTACGAGTCATCATCGCGAGAAGCTTTGAGCGGTGGGATATAAAGCTTAGGGTGGGAGCATGATAATCGAGAATGCCGAAGTGGTTCTTAAGTCCCACAGGCTCTGCAACCATTGTCTGGGCAGGCTCTTCGCAAGACTCGGAAGAGGAACGAACGATGAGCGTGGAATGGCGATAAGATTTGTTCTCAACATGGAGCGCTCAGCTAAAGGGCTGCCGCCGATTGAAGAGCCCGAAACGTGCGAGCTGTGCGGCAACATTTTTGACAAAATCCCTGAGCTTGTGGAGGATATGAAAAAGGAGGCTGAAGGCATCGAGTTCGAGACGTTCCTCGTCGGTTCCCGCTTTCCAGGAGAAGTACGCAAGAGGGAAGAGGCCATCTGGAGGGAGTTTGGGGTGGAGACTGCTGAGCCCATAAACCGCGAGTTCAACCGCGAGCTTGGGAAGGCCTTTGGTTTGGCCACCGGAAAGGACACTGCCAAGAACCCGGACCTCGTTTTCATAGTTGAGCCCTACTCCAGGAAAGTCGAACTCCAAATAAACCCCCTCTACATTTACGGCCGCTACCGGAAGCTCCTGCGTGGCATTCCGCAGACACCGTTGCCTGACTTCGAAGACAGCGTCGCATCAATAATCTGCCGTGCGTTTTCAAGGGTATCCGGCGGAAAGTGCGTCTTCAAGGGGGCGGGAAGGGAAGACGTTGACGTTCGGATGCTCGGAAACGGGAGGCCGTTCATAGTTGAAATCAAGCGTCCCAAACGGAGGAGACTCGATCTTGACTCGATAGCGAAGGAAATAAACGCGAGCGGAAAGGTGGAGGTTCTGAACCTGCGCTTCGTTTCACCAAAAGATGCTGGGGAAGTTCTCACCCGGAATCACCGCAAGGAATACCTTGCCCTCGTCCGTGTTGACGAGGGGGTAACACCCGAGGAAGCTGAACGTATTGCCCGGGAGCTCGGAGGCCTTGAAGTTCATCAGCGGACTCCCTGGCGCGTGAGAAAGGCTAGAGCGGACAGGGTCAGAGTCAAGAGGGTTCACGAGGCTGAGGCAAGGTGGCTGGATGAGAACCACTTTGAGCTCCGGCTCGTCACTGACGGGGGCCTCTACATCAAGGAGCTTATATCCGGGGATAAGGGCAGAACAAAGCCCTCTGTGAGTGACCTCCTCGGAAAGTCGGCGTGGTGTGAAAGACTGGACGTGTTGAACATTCTTGATGACTGAAAACTTTATAAACGGTTCTCGCCGATTGGATAGCGAAGCCATAACAGGCTTAGTTGATATGCTGAAAAGGTTCGAAAAGCTGGATACGTCTTTGCGTCCGTTGCGCGATGGATAAAAATCCGTGAGGTGGTAGGAATGGTCAAAAAGGCCCACAGCTTTAGGAGGAAGACCCGCGGGAAGCTCAGCAAGAGCCCCAGGAGGAGGGGGCTTCCGCCTCTCACCAGGTTCCTTCAGGAGTTTGAGACCGGGCAGAAGGTCCACATAGTCATCGAGCCGAGCTACCACAGGGGAATGCCCGATCCGAGGTTCCACGGAAGAACCGGGACTGTAGTTGGTAAGCGCGGCGATGCCTACATCGTCCAGATTAAGGACGGCGGAAAGGTTAAGACCTTCTTCATCCACCCGGTCCACCTCAGGGCCCAGAAGGGATGATCATGATCGGGAGAAAAAAACTGGAGGAGCGGTACCTTACGGTAGCCGAAACCAAGGAGCTCCTCGAAAGGCGCAAGGCAGAGGGTATGGAAGAGAACCCTGAGGAGCCGATGTTTTACGAGGCCAGGGTCAGCCTTGAGCATGCCGAGCGCTTTGCCAAGCTTAAACCCGAGCAGGCGGTTGAGCTGAAGGAAAAGCTCATGGAGCTCTTCGAATGGATGGACGAGAGGCTCGCCGCGAAGCTCGTCGACCTGATGCCCGAGGACTACTTTGACATACGGGTGATCTTCAGCAAGGAGGACTACATGCCCACCAAAGAGGAAGCCGGGGAGATAATAAGGCTCCTCGACGACTACAGGAAGTGACCTCTTCTTTTCCTTTTCCTAGACAAAGTATAAAAACTCCTTGGGGATATAATTTCTGGGGGAGAGACTATGGATAGGTACCGGAGACATTCTTACAGGGAAAGCCTCGAAAAGAAGAGGCGGAATGTTGAGTATGAGGAGTACGCCTACGTGCTGGACTATCTGCCGGAGGGCTACACTGATTTAAGCACCGGAAGGAGGAGCGGGAAGCCCGTGGCGCAGGTTATAGGTGAAAAGGCCTTCACACTCCTTGAAGTTGCTCCCAAGGAGGATCTCATGCTCTATGAGAGGGTTTTCATCGGTAAGGGGCAGAGGGATAAGATTCTTATGATAAACAAAAAGATTCACTACGATGACCTCACTGCCACCGCTAAGGCCGAACTCCCGTACGTTGTTGAGGAGATAGTCAAGAATAATGAGGAGCGCTTTATTCAGTTCTTCAATGTTGCTCCCCCCATAACCAACAGGCTTCACAGTCTGGAACTGCTTCCAGGCATAGGGAAAAAGCACATGTGGGAAATACTCGACGAGCGCAAGAAGGAGCCGTTTAAGAACTTTGAAGACCTCCGTCACCGTGTCAAGGGGCTCCCGGATCCGGCGAAAATGATAGCAAAGAGAGTCGTCGATGAACTCGAAGGTAAGGACAGATACAGACTCTTCGTCGGTTCAAGGAGGATATTCCGCGTATGAGGGAGCGCCTTTTTTCCCTTATTTCCAAGTACAATCTGAAGGCCAGCTCAGACCTCGGTCAGAACTTTCTGGTAGTTCAGGATATAATTGAAAGGAACGTTGAAAGGGCAGAACTGGACGAAAAAGACCGCGTTCTCGAAATTGGCCCGGGCCTCGGAGTTCTCACCGAGGCTCTGAGCAGACACGCCGAAAAAGTTTACGCCATTGAAAAAGACCACCGCCTCGTTGAGATACTAAGGAAAGAGTATGACTGGCCGAACGTCGAGATAATAGAGGGCGATGCATTGAAGGTCGAGTTCCCCGAGTTTAACAAGATAGTTTCAAACCTCCCGTACCAGATTTCGTCCCCCATAACGTTCCGCTTTTTGAGGTATGAATTTGAACGGGCAGTTCTCATATACCAGCTGGAGTTCGCCCAGAGAATGGTGGCAAAGCCAGGGGATAGAAATTACTCCCGCCTGTCCCTTATGATTCAGGCAAAGGCCCACGCTGAGCTTGTGGAGAAGATCGGTAGAGGCGCATTCTGGCCCAGACCGAAGGTGGACTCTGCAGTTGTGATACTAGAACCCAAGCCTCCGGATGAGAGAATAGAACTCCACGAAAACCTGGTAAGGGCACTTTTCCAGCACCGCAGAAGTACGGCTCTGGCGGCTCTAAAAAAGTCCCATCACATGCTGGGTCTGAGCAGGGAGGAATTCAAAAAGGTTAAGGGTGCGTTTTCGGGGATGCCCCATGCTGGGAAGCGCGTCTTTCAGCTGTCCCCCGAGGAGGTTAGGGACATCGAGGAGTTTTTGAGGGCAGAGGGGCTCCTTAAGTAGTCACCCCGATGCTTCCTCTCCGAACAGAGTGGCGTATAAACGGCGTAGTTTCTGATAGTGTCCGTTTTCTATATTGGCCAGCCATATGAGTGTTGCTTTGGAATCTTCATCCACGGCTTTATCCGAGAGGTATCTATACACATCGTGGGCGAGGCGTTCGGTCCCCATAAGGTATTCCAGGATGTCTTTTACGTCTCCCCGATATGCCATATCCCTCAGCTGTTCTTCGGAGAGCTCCACTTCCAAGGCAGGGAGGCTAATTTTTGGGGGCTTCTTGCCAGGGAACATCTCATGAAACATCCTGAGTAGCGTTTCTGCATGTCCAAGGCTTTCCTTGTAAAGCTGGTAAAAAAGTTTTGAAACACGTTCATCCCAGTTTACCTCTTTGCTTAGCTGGTATAGTTTGTAGTACATTTCAGCCTCTTTGACCTCCTGCTCCATCCAATATGAAAGAAGTTCCATGTGGTTGAGTTTGGAAATTGCTTCCAGTATTTTTTTAAACCTGGCCTTTTCCCCTTCGGTCCTGTATCGAACTTTCCCCATACAGTTCCCCATAAATACTTGGGGCACTAGGGCGTTTATACCTTTCGCCAGCGATTGTTTTTTAAGATAATCCGAGAAGTCCAGACCATGATAATAGCTATTATCGATGGCTATACTGATGAGCCCGCTGGGCTGGGTGTCCCCCCGTATCTGGGTATATACCCCCGCTATGCTTACGGCGCCATCAAGAAGGCCAGACATGACGCCGAAGTGTTTTACCTGACCATAGATGACCTCAGGGCAACGTTCGAGGGGGAGGGGGGGGTAGCCACCAAGAATAAAACTCCAAACTTCCCGGAGACGAGGAGAATACTAGAAAAGGCCGACGTCCTCGTTTACATAGGTGGGCTCCACACTCCAGGTAAATATCTCTCCGCCGTGCCGTCGCAGGTGGAGGAGGTTGCGAGGTTTCTTAAACCTTTCACGGGGATTAAAATACTCGGTGGCCCCGCTTTCATGGGCTCCGCGCACGGCGGCGGCACAAAGATCGGTTCCCGTGAGCTGATGCTGGCCAGTGCGGTTTTTGACCACGTTGTCTACGGGGATTTGGAGGCGTTTCTCCACGACTTCATCAAGAATCCAAATGATGCAGACCCCTTCCGTTTTAGGACTTATGAGGAACTGCGGGATTACGCCCTCCTCGGTGCCGAAGTCGTTAGACAGTTTCCGGATTATCCCAATTTCGTCATAGTTGAGATTGAGACCCAGCGCGGGTGTCCAAAGGCGGCTGGAATTGGCGGATGTTCATTCTGCACCGAACCGGTGAGGTACAGCTCGATCGAGGACAGGCCAATAGAAGATATAGTGGAGGAGGTCGAAGTCCTTTACAGACTGGGCGTTAAGCACTTCCGTGTTGGACGGCAGAGCTGCATATTCTCATACATGGCGGAGCCGAACGGCCGTGTTCCGATTCCAAATCCCGAGGCAATTGAGAAACTCTTTGCCGGAATCCGTTCCGCCGCACCCCGCGTCAAGACCCTCCATGTTGACAACGCCAATCCGGCGGTTATAGCCAACTACCCGGAGGAAGCCATTAGGATAGCAAAGGCCCTGATAAAATACGGGACTCCAGGTAATGTGGTTGCCTTCGGTCTCGAAAGTGCCGACCCAAGAGTGGCCAGGCTGAACAACCTAAACGCGACCGCTGAAGAAACCTACGAGGCCGTTAGGATTCTCAACGAGGTCGGCGGAAGAAGAGGGCCAAACGGGATGCCGTGGCTTCTTCCCGGAATAAACATCCTCTTTGGTCTGCCTGGGGAGACCAAGAGGAGCTACGAGCTGACGTTCCAGTTCCTGAAGCGCATACTGGACGATGGGCTGATGGTAAGGAGAATAAACATCAGACAGGTTGTGGTCTTTCCAGGAACTCCCCTGTGGCATCTAAAGGGTAAGCTCAAGACTGAAAAGCACAAAAAGCTCATCCAGCACTACAAGTATAAAATACGGCATGAGATAGACCTTCCAATGCTGAAGCGCGTCGTCCCCGTTGGAACAGTGCTTCGGGATGTCCGTGCCGAAGTGTTTGAGAACGGGCTCACCTATGGAAGACAGATAGGAAGCTATCCCCTGATAGTGGGCATTCCCAAGAAGGTTGAACTGGACAGATTTTACGACGTTCTAATAGTTGACCACGGGTTCAGGAGCATAACCGGAATCCCCGTGCCAGTGAATGTGAACACTGAATCCTCAAAGGTTCTCCAGTATCTCCCAAGTATAGGGAAAAGAAACATCGTGGGGATACTCTCTAGGAGGCCGTTTAAGAGCAAAGATGAGTTTTTTGAGGTTGTGGGGAGGGAGAAAAGGGAGATGCTGGAGGAGATAATCAGCCTGTAGTGGCCGTGCCGTTCTGAGGCCATGAGAACCTGATGATGTTCTCGATAAGGATGACCTCTGCCCTCAGTGCCTCGTCTGTGGTTCCCTCTATCACGAGCACGCCCCTGCGGGGGGCAAATATCCTGTTTTCCTTGGCACCTTCTGCAGGGCCGATAAGGATAACGGCGAGGTGGTTCTCGTTCCCTATTTTGCCGCGACCGATGTCCACCTTGATCCAGAAGTTCAGGTAGACTTTTCTGTACCTGAGCCACGTCTGGTTAAAGGCATACTGTTTGGCAGTGGCGTTGTCGTATCCCAGCTGGAGTCCTTTGAGGTAGTAGTTCGTTGTAAATATGTTCGAAACAACACCGGATATCTCCGAAACGGCGAGGGTTCTGTACTTGCAGTCTCCCACGTACAGCTGGGGGGAGTCCTTGCAGTTGGTTACAGAGGGGTCTCCCATCACGATCGTAAAGTATTTGTAGAAGCTCCTGACTGTCAGGTTGAGGTCGACCTCGGGGCTACCCGTGATGTAGCTGTCCACTGTGATGTTGAAAAGCTTTGAGCCTGCCGGGGGTTTCGTGCCCTCCTCAATCAGCTTCTGGTACTGCTCCGCAGTCAGGGCATAGAACTGACCTGAGGACGTGTATATCATTACGTAATGGGTTGAGGCTTTCGGTGCTCTTGGGTTGATCACTCCGCTGAAGCTGTGGTACGAGTAAAGCACGTAGCTGATTGGAGCCACGACCACTATAAGGACTATAAGAACCGCTATGAGTCTCTTTTGAACCAATGCTAAAACCCCCAGAAAAGGGAATTAAAATAGAAGGGAAGGGCCTCAGAGGCCAGCGAGGTACTCCATAAGGGCCTCAGCGGCCGCCTTGGTCTCGTCCCTGGTGGCACCAGCGACGATGACGACGTCGTAGCCGCCAAGGGCGCCCTGTATGTACTCGATGTCGCCTGGGCTGTTGTACCAGTCGACCTGGCTTATGCCCTGGTCAACGAGGTACTTTGTGACACTGTTGGCAACAGGACCACCGATGAGGATGAGGTTGCTTCCCGGGTCGTCCATGTTGACCTCGTAGTCCATGAGGGTTATCGGCTGGGCGACCGGCTTGATCATAGTGACGTCGCCGTAGATGCCCTCAACGTAGTAGTCGGTGTCGAGGACCTGGTCGCCAGCGGCGAGCTCCTTCTCGACGACGGTGCCCTGCTTCTCCTTGAGCCAGATGTGCGCGTAGGCAACGACGCGGTCAACGTCGTCGATGGTGCCGTTGCCGTCGATGTCGTATCCAACGTCCTTCTCGTTGAGGGTCTTGAGCTGGAAGTGGTACCAGAGGTCGTAGGTGCCGAAGATGTCGA comes from the Thermococcus thioreducens genome and includes:
- the gatD gene encoding Glu-tRNA(Gln) amidotransferase subunit GatD — encoded protein: MRKVERFMKDKNLEVGDYVRIIEKENGNTSVYEGIVMNPYELSSGETLTLKLDNGYNIGILVDQIVSVEIIEKAAPREELKFEEVFPKKPGLPSVAIIGTGGTIASRIDYKTGAVHAAFTAEELAKAVPEIFEIANITPKLLFNIMSEDMRPEYWIKIAHEVAEMLNNGEDGVVIAHGTDTMAYTASALSFMLRDLGKPVILVGSQRSSDRPSSDAAMNLICSVRMATADLGEVAIVMHGETGDTYCLAHRGTKARKMHTSRRDAFRSINDIPLARIWPEGKIEFLRSDYRRRTESEVWVDDEMEERVALVKAFPGIQPEVIDFFVDKGYKGIVIEGTGLGHVPTYLIDSIKRATEEGLSVCMTSQCLYGRVNLNVYSTGRRLLKAGVIPCEDMLPETAYVKLMWVLGHTDDPKEVREMMLTNYAGEITPYTRFDTFLR
- a CDS encoding transcriptional regulator; protein product: MMTRRQRIINLLEGRDYSPGELALALELRGRGAKKVIIEDLKAIQRTLKREGKVLLIKPAECRKCGFVFRPEIHVPSRCPRCKSEWIEEPRFKIEAR
- a CDS encoding tRNA pseudouridine(54/55) synthase Pus10, translated to MIIENAEVVLKSHRLCNHCLGRLFARLGRGTNDERGMAIRFVLNMERSAKGLPPIEEPETCELCGNIFDKIPELVEDMKKEAEGIEFETFLVGSRFPGEVRKREEAIWREFGVETAEPINREFNRELGKAFGLATGKDTAKNPDLVFIVEPYSRKVELQINPLYIYGRYRKLLRGIPQTPLPDFEDSVASIICRAFSRVSGGKCVFKGAGREDVDVRMLGNGRPFIVEIKRPKRRRLDLDSIAKEINASGKVEVLNLRFVSPKDAGEVLTRNHRKEYLALVRVDEGVTPEEAERIARELGGLEVHQRTPWRVRKARADRVRVKRVHEAEARWLDENHFELRLVTDGGLYIKELISGDKGRTKPSVSDLLGKSAWCERLDVLNILDD
- a CDS encoding 50S ribosomal protein L21e, giving the protein MVKKAHSFRRKTRGKLSKSPRRRGLPPLTRFLQEFETGQKVHIVIEPSYHRGMPDPRFHGRTGTVVGKRGDAYIVQIKDGGKVKTFFIHPVHLRAQKG
- a CDS encoding RNA polymerase Rpb4 family protein is translated as MIGRKKLEERYLTVAETKELLERRKAEGMEENPEEPMFYEARVSLEHAERFAKLKPEQAVELKEKLMELFEWMDERLAAKLVDLMPEDYFDIRVIFSKEDYMPTKEEAGEIIRLLDDYRK
- a CDS encoding DUF655 domain-containing protein encodes the protein MDRYRRHSYRESLEKKRRNVEYEEYAYVLDYLPEGYTDLSTGRRSGKPVAQVIGEKAFTLLEVAPKEDLMLYERVFIGKGQRDKILMINKKIHYDDLTATAKAELPYVVEEIVKNNEERFIQFFNVAPPITNRLHSLELLPGIGKKHMWEILDERKKEPFKNFEDLRHRVKGLPDPAKMIAKRVVDELEGKDRYRLFVGSRRIFRV
- the rsmA gene encoding 16S rRNA (adenine(1518)-N(6)/adenine(1519)-N(6))-dimethyltransferase RsmA translates to MRERLFSLISKYNLKASSDLGQNFLVVQDIIERNVERAELDEKDRVLEIGPGLGVLTEALSRHAEKVYAIEKDHRLVEILRKEYDWPNVEIIEGDALKVEFPEFNKIVSNLPYQISSPITFRFLRYEFERAVLIYQLEFAQRMVAKPGDRNYSRLSLMIQAKAHAELVEKIGRGAFWPRPKVDSAVVILEPKPPDERIELHENLVRALFQHRRSTALAALKKSHHMLGLSREEFKKVKGAFSGMPHAGKRVFQLSPEEVRDIEEFLRAEGLLK
- a CDS encoding ferritin-like domain-containing protein, whose product is MGNCMGKVRYRTEGEKARFKKILEAISKLNHMELLSYWMEQEVKEAEMYYKLYQLSKEVNWDERVSKLFYQLYKESLGHAETLLRMFHEMFPGKKPPKISLPALEVELSEEQLRDMAYRGDVKDILEYLMGTERLAHDVYRYLSDKAVDEDSKATLIWLANIENGHYQKLRRLYATLFGEEASG
- a CDS encoding radical SAM protein gives rise to the protein MIIAIIDGYTDEPAGLGVPPYLGIYPRYAYGAIKKARHDAEVFYLTIDDLRATFEGEGGVATKNKTPNFPETRRILEKADVLVYIGGLHTPGKYLSAVPSQVEEVARFLKPFTGIKILGGPAFMGSAHGGGTKIGSRELMLASAVFDHVVYGDLEAFLHDFIKNPNDADPFRFRTYEELRDYALLGAEVVRQFPDYPNFVIVEIETQRGCPKAAGIGGCSFCTEPVRYSSIEDRPIEDIVEEVEVLYRLGVKHFRVGRQSCIFSYMAEPNGRVPIPNPEAIEKLFAGIRSAAPRVKTLHVDNANPAVIANYPEEAIRIAKALIKYGTPGNVVAFGLESADPRVARLNNLNATAEETYEAVRILNEVGGRRGPNGMPWLLPGINILFGLPGETKRSYELTFQFLKRILDDGLMVRRINIRQVVVFPGTPLWHLKGKLKTEKHKKLIQHYKYKIRHEIDLPMLKRVVPVGTVLRDVRAEVFENGLTYGRQIGSYPLIVGIPKKVELDRFYDVLIVDHGFRSITGIPVPVNVNTESSKVLQYLPSIGKRNIVGILSRRPFKSKDEFFEVVGREKREMLEEIISL